A segment of the Planifilum fimeticola genome:
ACGAAGCGGACGCCGCTCCGGCCCCTGGCCGTGGGACTCCCCCTTCTCTATGCGGCGCTGATCCTTTGGTATTATTCCAGGTGGGAAATCACCCCCGAAAGGCAGCTCTCCCTGTTCCTGGCCTTTTTCGAGGGGTGGACCGTCCTGATGATCCCCGTCGGCATCGGCGTCGCGGCCGGATACATGGCCCACCAGGAGGAGGAGGCGGGCCACTTCCGGGGGATTCTCGGAAGCCCCCGCCCCCGGAGCCATCTGTTCTCCGGGAAGCTGATCATCCTCCTCCTGCTGATTTCGGTCGCCACCCTGGCGGCCACAACCTTCCTGATCCTGGGATTCAAACTGGTCATGGACGTTCTCATCGCCTGGCCCATCTTTCTGCTGGCCACCCTGATGGCCCTGGTCGGATCCATGCCACTGCTGATCCTCCATTACTGGATCGGCTATGTCTGGGGTTACGGCCCGTCCGTCGGCATCGGGGGAGCAGGTCTTCTCATCGCCGCCCTGACGGCGACCAGCATCGGGGACACCGTCTGGCCCTTCATCCCGTGGGCGTGGCCCGTCCGCCTGGCCCTGCTGCCAGGCGCCTACCTGGCTTATCTTCCCGGAATGGATTCACCGCCGGAACTCATCGCCTCGGGAGAAATCCTGCACCAAACCTTTCAGGGATTGATCGCGTCGACGCTCACCTTTTTCATCCTGTTGGCCGGGGCAATCCTATGGTTTAACCGTTGGGAAGGACGGAAAGGAGAGCATTAAAGCGGCAGGAGGGAATCGATGTGATGGCAACCATCTTGATCGCCGACGATGAACAAGATCTGCTCGACATGATCAAGGACGCCCTGGAAGACGAGGGATACCGGGTGCTTACCGCCACCGACGGAAACGAGATCTTTCCGCTCCTCGAGCATCAACCGGACCTGATCGTGCTGGACATCATGATGCCGGGTTTGGACGGCATCGAGGTCTGTCGGGCCATCAGGGAGACGGTGGCCTGTCCCATCCTCTTTTTGTCCGCCCGGCGGGAGGTGGAAGACCGGATCGAAGGCCTAACGGCCGGAGGGGACGATTACTTGACCAAACCCTTCAGCCTGCGGGAGCTGAAGGCGCGGATCGCCGCCCACCTGCGCCGGGAACAGCGCTCCGCCGTGGGCAGGGAGATG
Coding sequences within it:
- a CDS encoding lantibiotic immunity ABC transporter MutG family permease subunit, which gives rise to MTILQSEWLKTKRTPLRPLAVGLPLLYAALILWYYSRWEITPERQLSLFLAFFEGWTVLMIPVGIGVAAGYMAHQEEEAGHFRGILGSPRPRSHLFSGKLIILLLLISVATLAATTFLILGFKLVMDVLIAWPIFLLATLMALVGSMPLLILHYWIGYVWGYGPSVGIGGAGLLIAALTATSIGDTVWPFIPWAWPVRLALLPGAYLAYLPGMDSPPELIASGEILHQTFQGLIASTLTFFILLAGAILWFNRWEGRKGEH
- a CDS encoding response regulator transcription factor, with the protein product MATILIADDEQDLLDMIKDALEDEGYRVLTATDGNEIFPLLEHQPDLIVLDIMMPGLDGIEVCRAIRETVACPILFLSARREVEDRIEGLTAGGDDYLTKPFSLRELKARIAAHLRREQRSAVGREMTTLRFGNLAIDLKQRKVHVRNREVPMTGKEFDILRLLAMHPGQVFSREQIYEKIWGFGEGSSATVTEHIKKIRAKLSAVEPGLNPITTVWGIGYRWEK